From the Fusobacteriaceae bacterium genome, one window contains:
- a CDS encoding ATP-binding protein, protein MLIQFNFKNFKSFKDGAVLDMSATKISEYPLHVVSVGNEKILPAAAIFGANASGKSNVIEAFRYMSEYVAASFEFGGDSSNEKPGTRFPKPTPFLFEERSSKAESTFEVYFSDSAETGEKLYNYGFSLTKNGIVEEWLNCKSKSSRGTYKRIFYRENDQLDLVGIPRASQSNIEVALEKEVLVVSLGSKLKIPVLKQIRDWFLKNEFANFGEPFEIYILSRQLPKKFIQDKAVREKVIKFLSAFDDSIIDFKVEAVKSKNSQEDNHVRVDAVHKMIGNDKTATIPLGDESAGTLKLFSLYQLLQDVLEKGSVLLIDELNSRIHPLLARAFLITFLNPEINKNRAQLIFTTHDAWQIDGSGLRRDEIWFTEKNEEGVSTLFSLADFVDESGTKIRKDENYEKNYLLGKYGAIPTLRKFDMFGGEGGNEE, encoded by the coding sequence ATGCTGATACAGTTTAATTTTAAAAATTTCAAATCATTTAAAGATGGTGCTGTTCTTGACATGAGCGCCACCAAGATTTCGGAATATCCCTTGCACGTGGTTTCCGTTGGAAACGAAAAGATTTTGCCTGCCGCCGCCATATTCGGAGCCAACGCAAGCGGGAAATCAAACGTTATCGAAGCTTTTCGATACATGTCTGAGTATGTTGCGGCTTCATTTGAATTTGGAGGAGATTCGTCAAACGAAAAACCTGGTACGCGCTTTCCCAAGCCGACGCCGTTCTTATTCGAAGAAAGGAGCAGTAAAGCGGAATCTACATTTGAAGTTTATTTTTCAGATTCCGCAGAGACAGGCGAAAAGCTATACAATTACGGATTTTCGCTGACAAAGAACGGAATCGTCGAGGAATGGCTCAACTGCAAATCCAAAAGTTCGCGGGGGACATACAAAAGAATTTTTTACCGTGAAAATGATCAACTTGATTTGGTTGGTATTCCCAGGGCCAGTCAAAGCAATATCGAGGTAGCCTTGGAAAAAGAGGTGTTGGTCGTTTCCCTGGGATCGAAATTGAAAATCCCTGTGCTTAAGCAGATCCGGGATTGGTTTTTAAAAAATGAGTTTGCAAATTTTGGCGAGCCTTTTGAAATCTATATTCTCTCCCGCCAGCTACCTAAAAAGTTTATACAAGATAAAGCTGTCAGAGAGAAGGTCATAAAGTTTTTATCCGCTTTTGATGATTCCATCATTGACTTTAAAGTCGAAGCCGTCAAATCAAAAAATAGTCAAGAAGACAATCATGTTCGCGTTGATGCGGTCCACAAGATGATCGGCAACGATAAAACCGCGACGATCCCCCTCGGAGATGAATCCGCAGGTACGCTTAAACTGTTTTCCTTGTATCAGCTCTTGCAGGATGTACTGGAAAAAGGAAGTGTGCTGCTGATAGATGAATTGAATTCGAGAATTCATCCACTGTTAGCCAGAGCTTTTCTGATTACATTCCTGAATCCGGAAATCAATAAAAATAGAGCGCAACTGATTTTCACCACTCATGACGCCTGGCAAATAGATGGAAGCGGGTTGAGGAGGGATGAGATCTGGTTTACGGAAAAGAATGAAGAAGGCGTTTCAACCCTGTTTTCGTTGGCTGACTTTGTCGATGAAAGTGGAACCAAGATCCGAAAAGATGAAAATTATGAGAAGAATTATCTGCTCGGGAAATACGGGGCAATTCCCACATTAAGAAAATTTGATATGTTCGGGGG